From Streptomyces sp. SCSIO 75703:
ACACCCTCGGCGGTCCCGAGGTGTTGCGGGAAATCCGGCTGGAACGGCCCGGACCCCGCGTCAACGAGGTGCTGGTGCGGGTGCGGGCCGCCGGGGTGAACCCGACCGACTGGAAGCACCGGGCGACCGGGGGCTTCCTGGGCGAGCCGCCCTACGTGCTGGGCTGGGACGTCGCCGGCACGGTGGAGGCCGTGGGGATCGGCGTCGCCGCCTTCCGGCCGGGCGACGAGGTGTTCGGCATGCTGTCCTACCCGTACGGCCACGGCTCCCACGCGGAGTACGTGAGCGCGCCGGCGCGGGTGTTCGCGCCGCGGCCGGCGGGGATCGACCACGTCCAGGCGGGCGCGCTGCCGCTGGTCTCGCTCACCGCCTGGCAGGCGCTGGTGGAGCGGGCCGACGTGCGGCCGGGCCAGCGGGTGCTGATCCACGCGGCGGCCGGCGGGGTGGGCCACGTCGCGGTGCAGATCGCCAAGGCCCGCGGCGCCCACGTGATCGGCACGGCGAGCGCCGCCAAGCACGACTTCCTGCGCTCGCTCGGCGTG
This genomic window contains:
- a CDS encoding NADP-dependent oxidoreductase; the protein is MNTMRAISQDTLGGPEVLREIRLERPGPRVNEVLVRVRAAGVNPTDWKHRATGGFLGEPPYVLGWDVAGTVEAVGIGVAAFRPGDEVFGMLSYPYGHGSHAEYVSAPARVFAPRPAGIDHVQAGALPLVSLTAWQALVERADVRPGQRVLIHAAAGGVGHVAVQIAKARGAHVIGTASAAKHDFLRSLGVDEPLDYRERDFAEVVRDVDVVLDTIGGDTGMRSLRVVRPGGIVVSILPVGPDAFLEEAERLGVRALRMLVDSDRADLREITGLVESGRLRATVAGTFPLAEAAEAHRLGETGRTQGKLVLVME